Proteins encoded by one window of Xanthomonas sp. DAR 80977:
- a CDS encoding ABC transporter permease: MHIHPILSSLRKHRIAALLIVLEIAFSCAVVCNALFLINLRLERMQRPTGAVEQQIVQLRIRSVDRNDDSAALTREDLDALRRIPGVRNASVVNQPLFGSTVGSSGISLNAAQQRSTLRATNYFGDAQLLDTLGLTLVAGRRFNADEFLDYARLQDPNDKGTLPAVILSQALAQRLFPDGTALGRSIHVFGEHRIVGIVQRLVQPRDFGSAADYEDAMLFPVNMPYTNGTYLLRVDDPAQREAVLKQARTALLAHGPRRMVQSKDSKTLQQARAAYYRNDRSMAWLLVGVCVALLMITALGIVGLTSFWVQQRTKQIGIRRALGATCRQILLHFQTENFLLASAGIVLGMLLAYTANLWLMNAYELPRLPLWYLPVGALVLWLLGQFAVLGPARRAARVPPAVATRSA, encoded by the coding sequence GTGCACATCCACCCCATCCTCTCCAGCCTGCGCAAGCACAGGATCGCCGCACTGCTCATCGTGCTGGAGATCGCCTTCAGCTGCGCCGTGGTGTGCAACGCCTTGTTCCTGATCAACCTGCGCCTGGAACGCATGCAGCGGCCCACTGGGGCGGTCGAACAGCAGATCGTGCAATTGCGCATCCGCAGCGTGGACAGGAACGACGACAGCGCCGCATTGACCCGCGAGGATCTGGATGCCCTGCGCCGGATCCCCGGGGTGCGCAACGCCAGCGTCGTCAACCAGCCGTTGTTCGGCAGCACGGTAGGCTCCAGCGGCATCTCGCTCAACGCCGCCCAGCAGCGCAGCACCTTGCGCGCCACCAACTACTTCGGCGATGCGCAGCTGCTGGACACGCTGGGGCTCACGCTGGTCGCCGGCCGCCGTTTCAATGCGGACGAATTCCTCGACTACGCACGGCTGCAGGATCCCAACGACAAGGGCACGCTGCCGGCGGTGATCCTGAGCCAGGCGCTGGCGCAACGCCTGTTCCCGGACGGAACCGCGCTGGGCCGCAGCATCCATGTCTTCGGCGAGCATCGCATCGTCGGCATCGTGCAACGCCTGGTGCAGCCGCGCGACTTCGGCAGCGCCGCCGACTACGAGGACGCGATGCTGTTCCCGGTGAACATGCCCTACACCAATGGGACCTACCTGCTGCGGGTCGACGACCCGGCGCAGCGCGAGGCGGTGCTGAAGCAGGCGCGTACCGCCCTGTTGGCGCACGGCCCCAGGCGCATGGTCCAGAGCAAGGACAGCAAGACCCTGCAGCAGGCGCGCGCGGCCTACTATCGCAACGACCGGTCCATGGCCTGGCTGCTGGTCGGCGTCTGCGTGGCCTTGCTGATGATCACCGCGCTGGGCATCGTCGGCCTGACCAGTTTCTGGGTGCAGCAGCGCACCAAGCAGATCGGCATCCGCCGTGCGCTCGGCGCCACCTGCCGGCAGATCCTGCTGCATTTCCAGACCGAGAACTTCCTGCTCGCCAGCGCCGGCATCGTGCTCGGCATGCTGCTGGCCTACACCGCCAATCTGTGGCTGATGAACGCCTACGAGCTGCCGCGGTTGCCATTGTGGTACCTGCCGGTCGGCGCGCTGGTGCTGTGGCTGCTCGGCCAGTTCGCGGTGCTCGGGCCGGCGCGACGCGCCGCCCGCGTGCCGCCGGCGGTGGCCACGCGCAGCGCCTGA
- a CDS encoding ABC transporter permease, whose amino-acid sequence MLHYSLMMAWRSLLRTPIATALMVLAIGLGIGASMTMLTVLHVMSRDPLPGRSGALYTPHLDPLPSNYPENQEWGDPADNLTWPDAMALLRANRATHQAAMAGGQALLWPPRAAAPPLEPSGRYASAGFFALFGIPLQRGHGWSASDDQNHARVIVLSHTLADTLFGARDPIGQRLALGEQRIGFQVIGVVGTWNPQPLFYADPNSKGDFGQQDDFFLPLSTAMELGLDTSSSVSGWDAFSGSDQARLKDPSTSWLQFWVQLDTPQQVSAYQRFLYDYAATQHASGRFQRPPQRVRLYALMDWLRHLRMVPDDVRLQTLLALGFLWICLVNVIALLLAKFLRRGSEIGVRRALGARRGHVFLQFGCEAALIGLLGGALGTAIAELGLWSVRQRPDDYARIARMDLQMLLATVALAVVAALLAGLLPAWRASRINPALQIKDV is encoded by the coding sequence ATGTTGCACTACTCCCTGATGATGGCCTGGCGCAGCCTGCTGCGCACGCCGATCGCCACCGCGCTGATGGTGCTGGCGATCGGCCTGGGCATCGGCGCGAGCATGACCATGCTGACGGTGCTGCACGTGATGTCGCGCGATCCGCTGCCCGGCAGGAGCGGTGCGCTCTACACCCCGCACCTGGATCCGTTGCCGTCCAACTATCCCGAAAACCAGGAATGGGGCGACCCGGCGGACAACCTCACCTGGCCCGATGCCATGGCCTTGCTGCGCGCAAACCGCGCCACGCACCAGGCGGCGATGGCAGGCGGGCAGGCGTTGCTGTGGCCGCCGCGCGCGGCCGCCCCGCCGCTCGAGCCGAGCGGCCGCTACGCCAGCGCCGGGTTCTTCGCCCTGTTCGGCATACCGCTGCAACGCGGACACGGCTGGAGCGCAAGCGACGACCAGAACCATGCCCGCGTCATCGTGCTCAGCCACACGCTGGCCGACACCCTGTTCGGCGCGCGCGATCCGATCGGCCAGAGGCTTGCGCTCGGCGAGCAGCGGATCGGCTTCCAGGTGATCGGCGTGGTCGGGACATGGAATCCGCAACCGCTGTTCTATGCCGACCCCAACAGCAAGGGCGACTTCGGCCAGCAGGACGACTTCTTCCTCCCGCTGTCCACCGCGATGGAGTTGGGGCTGGACACCAGCAGCAGCGTCAGCGGCTGGGATGCGTTCAGCGGCAGCGACCAGGCGCGCCTCAAGGATCCTTCCACCAGCTGGCTGCAGTTCTGGGTGCAGTTGGATACGCCGCAGCAGGTCTCCGCCTACCAGCGCTTCCTCTACGACTATGCCGCGACCCAGCACGCCAGCGGACGCTTCCAGCGCCCGCCGCAGCGTGTCCGGCTGTATGCGTTGATGGACTGGCTGCGCCACCTGCGGATGGTGCCCGACGACGTGCGCCTGCAGACGCTGCTGGCGTTGGGCTTCCTGTGGATCTGCCTGGTCAACGTGATCGCCCTGTTGCTGGCGAAGTTCCTGCGCCGCGGCAGCGAGATCGGCGTGCGGCGCGCGCTCGGCGCCCGGCGCGGCCACGTGTTCCTGCAGTTCGGCTGCGAAGCCGCGCTGATCGGGCTGCTCGGCGGCGCACTGGGAACCGCGATCGCCGAACTGGGATTGTGGAGCGTGCGCCAGCGCCCGGACGACTACGCCAGGATCGCGCGGATGGACCTGCAGATGCTGCTGGCCACCGTGGCGCTGGCGGTGGTCGCCGCGCTGCTGGCGGGCCTGCTGCCGGCCTGGCGGGCCAGCCGGATCAACCCCGCCCTGCAGATCAAGGACGTCTGA
- a CDS encoding ABC transporter permease — protein MNLPIRPILSSLHHHRLTAALLTLQVALTCAFVANAVFLIDGRIERLRTPSGLPEDELSLISVRGLQGGDNAQAQQQADLLALRSIPGVKAATAFGFSTPLSGGSNDYGGCADRQALERASAQRSMDASGCIQATYYAGSPGFVQAMGAHLVAGRDFHADEYSTASPSALIVTRALAQRLWPDQPAVGKTLYGGSQSTVVGVVDDLLRPTLRSAAVDRLVALSPQLPIGSQTQYLLRSAPQDRDRVLAAAAGALAKAGPLRLIPNEGRRSFAQVRQRYFQRDATMIGLLLAATTGLLFVTALGIGGLASFWVQQRTRQIGIRRAIGATRRDILRYFQTENLLIVGSGNVVGMALALLLNQALMQRYDLSRLPLGYLPAAAVALLSLGQLAVLWPAQRAAAVPPAVATRSA, from the coding sequence ATGAACCTGCCGATCCGCCCCATCCTCTCCAGCCTGCATCACCACCGCCTCACCGCCGCGCTGCTGACGCTGCAGGTCGCGCTGACCTGCGCCTTCGTCGCCAACGCGGTGTTCCTGATCGACGGCCGGATCGAACGGTTGCGGACCCCGAGCGGCCTGCCCGAGGACGAACTCTCGCTGATCTCGGTGCGTGGCCTGCAGGGCGGCGACAATGCGCAGGCCCAGCAGCAAGCCGACCTGCTGGCGCTGCGCAGCATTCCCGGGGTCAAGGCGGCGACCGCGTTCGGCTTCAGCACGCCGCTGTCCGGCGGCTCCAACGACTATGGCGGCTGCGCCGACCGGCAAGCGCTGGAACGCGCGAGCGCGCAACGATCGATGGACGCTTCCGGTTGCATCCAGGCCACCTATTACGCCGGCTCGCCAGGTTTCGTGCAGGCCATGGGCGCGCACCTGGTCGCCGGCCGCGATTTCCATGCCGACGAATACTCCACCGCGTCGCCCAGCGCGCTGATCGTCACCCGCGCACTGGCGCAACGGCTGTGGCCGGACCAGCCGGCCGTCGGCAAGACGCTCTACGGCGGCAGCCAGAGCACCGTCGTCGGCGTGGTCGACGACCTGCTGCGGCCGACGCTGCGCAGCGCCGCGGTCGATCGCCTGGTCGCGCTGTCGCCACAGCTTCCCATTGGCTCGCAGACGCAATACCTGCTGCGCAGCGCCCCGCAGGACCGCGACCGGGTGTTGGCCGCCGCGGCCGGCGCGCTGGCCAAGGCCGGCCCGCTGCGGCTGATTCCGAACGAGGGGCGGCGCAGTTTCGCGCAGGTGCGGCAGCGCTACTTCCAGCGCGATGCCACCATGATCGGGCTGCTGCTCGCGGCGACCACGGGCCTGCTGTTCGTCACCGCCCTGGGCATCGGCGGGCTGGCCAGCTTCTGGGTACAGCAGCGCACGCGCCAGATCGGCATTCGCCGCGCCATCGGCGCGACCCGCCGCGACATCCTGCGTTACTTCCAGACCGAGAACCTGCTGATCGTCGGCAGCGGCAACGTGGTGGGCATGGCGCTGGCCTTGCTGCTGAACCAGGCGCTGATGCAACGCTACGACCTGTCGCGCCTGCCATTGGGCTACCTGCCTGCCGCGGCGGTGGCCTTGCTCTCGCTCGGCCAGCTCGCGGTGCTGTGGCCGGCGCAACGCGCTGCCGCGGTGCCGCCGGCAGTGGCCACGCGCAGCGCCTGA
- a CDS encoding ABC transporter permease has protein sequence MDRFLISLRRHTLLATLIVLQMAIGYPVLLAIGTLASQAHARMHASSGIGDDAHLLTLRLSGRVPAAAARREAAALRAIPGVLNVAAINQLPFGPEQWTALLGPRADGAGGQFRVSTYLGDPGLLQTLGLRLQRGRDFADAEYRELVSPAALDLAQRVILTRTLAARLFPDRDPLGQAVYLGGKPPATVVGIVERLRAPGAGEEEDGAILPLRLPEQDNALYVLRVAPGDPAGVRASLAADAERIAPGRLHEVGDAGELRLQQRHLHRHRLMLLAAAAALWLFGTIATVYAISEAMVRQRYPQIALRRALGARAAQIRWHLRRENLLLCGLGIAIGVVATALLRRALLDAPALSPPSPYPLATAVLLLAAGWLAMRGPARRAAQLSPAAYR, from the coding sequence ATGGATCGGTTCCTGATATCGCTGCGCCGGCACACGCTGCTGGCGACGCTGATCGTGCTGCAGATGGCGATCGGTTACCCCGTGCTGCTCGCCATCGGCACGCTGGCCAGCCAGGCGCATGCGCGGATGCACGCGTCCAGCGGCATCGGCGACGATGCGCACCTGCTGACGCTGCGGCTCAGCGGCCGCGTGCCCGCGGCGGCGGCGCGACGCGAGGCGGCGGCCTTGCGCGCGATCCCCGGCGTACTCAACGTGGCGGCGATCAACCAGCTGCCGTTCGGACCCGAACAGTGGACCGCCCTGCTGGGACCGCGCGCCGATGGGGCCGGCGGGCAGTTCCGGGTGAGCACTTACCTCGGCGATCCCGGACTGCTGCAGACCCTGGGCCTGCGCCTGCAACGCGGCCGCGACTTCGCCGACGCCGAATATCGCGAGCTGGTCTCGCCCGCCGCGCTGGATCTCGCGCAGCGGGTGATCCTGACCCGGACGCTGGCGGCGCGGCTGTTTCCCGATCGCGACCCGCTGGGGCAGGCGGTGTATCTGGGCGGCAAGCCGCCGGCGACGGTGGTCGGCATCGTCGAGCGGCTGCGCGCGCCGGGCGCCGGCGAGGAGGAGGACGGCGCCATCCTGCCGTTGCGCTTGCCGGAACAGGACAACGCGCTCTATGTGCTGCGGGTCGCGCCCGGCGATCCGGCCGGGGTCCGCGCGTCCCTGGCGGCGGACGCGGAGCGGATCGCGCCGGGGCGGCTGCATGAGGTGGGCGATGCCGGCGAACTGCGCTTGCAGCAACGGCACCTGCATCGCCACCGGCTGATGCTGCTGGCCGCGGCCGCGGCGCTGTGGCTGTTCGGCACCATCGCGACGGTCTATGCCATCAGCGAGGCGATGGTGCGCCAGCGCTACCCGCAGATCGCGCTGCGGCGCGCGCTCGGCGCACGCGCGGCGCAGATCCGTTGGCATCTGCGCCGCGAAAACCTGCTGCTGTGCGGCCTGGGCATCGCCATCGGCGTGGTCGCCACCGCACTGCTGCGACGCGCCTTGCTGGATGCGCCGGCGCTGTCGCCACCGTCGCCGTATCCGCTGGCCACCGCAGTGCTGTTGCTGGCGGCCGGCTGGCTGGCGATGCGCGGACCGGCCAGGCGCGCGGCGCAGCTGTCGCCTGCGGCGTATCGGTGA
- a CDS encoding sigma-54-dependent transcriptional regulator: MPCILIIDDNPAVATALEVLFSLHDIETVHADSPDAGLQRLADSDIDLVLQDMNFTADTTSGEEGVALFDAIRARHPDLPVILLTAWTQLSSAVELVKAGAADYLAKPWDDRKLLTTVNNLLELSEARRELERRRDGERRHRQQLAQRYDLRGAVFADPASERAIALACQVARSELPVLITGPNGSGKEKIAEIIQANSPMRQGPFVALNCGAIPAELIEAELFGAEAGAYTGANKVREGKFEAADGGTLFLDEIGNLSLAGQMKLLRVLETGRFERLGSNRERQVKVRVISATNADLTAMIREGTFREDLYYRLNAVELSLPALADRPGDILPLAEHFLSGAKALSAGAVQALQRHAWPGNVRELRNVIQRAELLAGGRQIEAADLNLPKPAAPRPAAGAEPDRERIVAVLGRANGVIAQAAAELGMSRQALYRRMDRYGIPRE; this comes from the coding sequence ATGCCCTGCATCCTGATCATCGACGACAACCCCGCCGTCGCCACCGCGCTGGAAGTGCTGTTCTCCCTGCACGACATCGAGACGGTGCATGCGGACAGTCCGGACGCCGGGCTGCAACGCCTGGCCGACAGCGATATCGATCTGGTGCTGCAGGACATGAACTTCACTGCCGACACCACCTCCGGCGAGGAGGGCGTGGCGCTGTTCGATGCGATCCGCGCGCGCCATCCGGACCTGCCGGTGATCCTGCTGACCGCCTGGACCCAGCTCAGCAGCGCGGTGGAACTGGTCAAGGCCGGCGCCGCCGACTACCTGGCCAAGCCCTGGGACGACCGCAAGCTGCTGACCACGGTCAACAACCTGCTGGAACTGTCCGAGGCGCGGCGCGAACTGGAACGGCGCCGCGACGGCGAACGCCGCCATCGCCAGCAACTGGCGCAGCGCTACGACCTGCGCGGCGCGGTGTTCGCCGACCCGGCCAGCGAGCGCGCCATCGCCCTGGCCTGCCAGGTCGCGCGCTCGGAACTGCCGGTGCTGATCACCGGCCCCAACGGCAGCGGCAAGGAAAAGATCGCCGAGATCATCCAGGCCAATTCGCCGATGCGGCAGGGCCCGTTCGTGGCGCTGAACTGCGGCGCGATTCCGGCCGAGCTGATCGAAGCCGAATTGTTCGGCGCCGAGGCCGGCGCCTATACCGGCGCCAACAAGGTCCGCGAAGGCAAGTTCGAAGCGGCCGACGGCGGCACCCTGTTCCTGGACGAGATCGGCAACCTGTCGCTGGCCGGGCAGATGAAACTGCTGCGCGTGCTGGAGACCGGGCGTTTCGAACGGCTGGGCTCCAACCGCGAGCGCCAGGTCAAGGTGCGGGTGATCAGCGCCACCAATGCCGACCTGACCGCGATGATCCGCGAAGGCACGTTCCGCGAGGATCTGTACTACCGGCTCAATGCGGTGGAGCTGTCGCTGCCGGCGCTGGCCGACCGCCCCGGCGACATCCTGCCGCTGGCCGAGCACTTCCTGTCCGGCGCCAAGGCGCTGTCGGCCGGCGCGGTGCAGGCGCTGCAGCGGCATGCCTGGCCGGGCAACGTGCGCGAGCTGCGCAACGTCATCCAGCGCGCCGAGCTGCTGGCCGGCGGCCGCCAGATCGAGGCCGCCGACCTGAACCTGCCCAAGCCCGCGGCGCCGCGCCCGGCCGCCGGCGCCGAACCGGACCGCGAGCGCATCGTGGCGGTGCTCGGCCGCGCCAACGGCGTCATCGCCCAGGCCGCCGCCGAGCTGGGCATGAGCCGGCAGGCACTGTACCGGCGCATGGACCGCTACGGAATCCCGCGCGAATGA